The DNA window GCTGTTTTCGATCTTCTGGTTCAGCGCCTTTGGTGGCATCGGCCTCTATGAGGCGCTCAGCGGTGCCGGAGAGTTGCTGTCGATGACCGAAACCAATGTCGAGCGTGTGACCTTTGGCCTGTTGGATCGTCTGCCCCTGACCACGGTAACGACGCTGGCCACGGTTCTGGCTGCGTTTCTGTTCATCGTCACCAGCGTGGTCAGCGCGGCCTTTGTGCTGGGGACATTTTCCAGCGGCGGGGACGCTAACCCCGCGCCGCGTATTCGCCTGATCTGGGGCGTGCTATTGGGGCTGCTGAGCGTGGCGATGATCCTGTCGGGTTCGGTCAACTCGGTGAAGATATTGATCTCGGTCGGTGCCCTGCCCTTTGTCTTTATCTCGGTGCTGCTGCTGGTCTGCCTGTTCCGCGGCCTGCGGGAAGAGGAGGTGTAAGCGATGCTGATCGGAGATCTGACAGACACGCTCATGAACCTGACCACCTTTGCCTTTATCGGCGCGATGGTCTGGATTCTTGTGCGGAAATAGTTAGTTGCCAGCCGCTTTTTCAAGCGCCGGGCGGATCGTACTGTCGATCACCCGCTGTGTGATCGGCCCGGCAAAACGCAGAACAATGGTACCATCACCCGCGATTACATAGGTCTCGGGCACGCCGTAGACGCCCCAATCCAGCGCCATGCGCCCCTGTTCGTCGCGACCAATCCCGGCGTAGGGATCACCCAGTTCTTCCAGAAAAGCCGAGGCGTTGTTTTGGCTGTCCTTGTAGTTTACGCCGTAGACCGGAATGCCCTGTTCCGACAGTGCCTCAAGGCTTGGGTGTTCGGCCCGGCAGGGTGCGCACCAGCTGGCCCAGTAGTTGACCAGTTTGACCTGACCATCGCGCAGCGTGGCGTCGTCAAACCCGGTCTTGCCCGGAAACTCGGTCATCACCACGGGCGGGGCCGGTTGCCCCTCGCGCGCGGATGGCAGGCTGTCAGGATCTTCGCGGAACATGCCAACGGCAGCCAGCAGGACGAAGCCGGCAAAAATCATCGGCGGGGCAATCATCAAAGGCGAAAACTTAGCCATCCCGGCGCAACCTTCTTTCGATCTCTTCCATCTCGGCCCGCACCTTGCGGCCGCGCAGAACGGACATCACCACCAAGGCCACCAGCAACACCAGAGAGGCCGCATAGGCCGACAACACTGTATCGGCGTATTTTCCCAGATCGGGCATCATGCGCTCATCCTTTCACGCGCTTGCAAGGCTTTGATCCGACGGGCCCGGATCTCGGTCCCGGTGCGGTAAAATACCAGCGCCACAAACAGCAGGCCAAAGCCGATCATGCAGATCAGCAGCGGGTAGAAATAGACATTGCTCACCTTCTCGGCCGTGTCGGTCCCGGTCACGGCACCAGCACGGAACACGGACGCCCCTTGATGCAGCCCCTGGTTCCAGAAGTTCACGGCATAACGGCTGAGGATTGCAAAAACCGACCCCACCAGGCACAGGACAGATGTCAGATCAGCGGCGGTGTCTGGATCTTCGATCGCCTCCCACAAGGCGATGTAGCCCAGGTAGAACAGAAACAGGATCAGGAACGAGGTCAATCGCGGGTCCCATTCCCACCAGGTGCCCCACATCGGTTGGCCCCAGATCGCCCCGGTCACCAGCGCGATGAGGGTGAACACGGCCCCCACGGGCGCAGCTGCCCGCGCTGCCAAGGCACTGACGTGATGACGGCGCACGACCCAGATGAGCGAGGTGACCAGCATCATCAGCCAGGCGTTGATCGCCATCAGGGCGGCTGGAACATGCAGATAGATGATCTTGACGGTCGAGCCCTGTTTGTAGTCATCGCCCGTGAAAAAGAACCCCCAGATCAGCCCGACTGCCAGGCACAGGGCCGTGACGATCCACAGCCCCGGCAAAAACCGCTCGGTCGTGGACAGGAACTTCTTCGGGTTGGCGTATTCCCACAGGGAATTGAGCTTGGACGTCTGTGTCATGTCTTGGTATCTAGCCCGGATTTCATACGGCCTCAATTCACATCCCTGCTTTCGTGCTAGCGCAGATTGACGCGCAGCACAGCAGCACTGGCAAAGGGTAGAAGCGCGATGACCGCCGCCGTGATCCCGGCCAGCAGCAACAGCGGCGTTGATGTCGCCATCCCCTCGGCGCCACGTCGCGCGACTTCGGCCCCAAAGATCAGCGTGGGCACGTACATGGGCAGCACCAACAGGGACAACAGCAAGCCGCCACGTTTGAGGCCAACGGTCAGCGCCGCGCCGAAGGTGCCGATGACCGACAGCGCAGGCGTGCCCACCAGCAGCGACACCACCAGCCAGACATAGCCCGGCGCAGGCAGGTTCAGCAGGATACCCAGGACGGGCGCAACCAGCACCAGCGGCAGGCCCGTGGTCAGCCAATGGGCCAGCGCCTTGATGGTCACGACGGATTCCAGCGGCAAGGGCGCGGTGGCCAAAAGGTCCAGCGTCCCGTCCTCCCAATCCAGTGCCAGCAGGCGATCGAGGGACAACAGGCAGGCCAGCAAAGCCCCCAGCCACAAGACGCCCGGCGCAATCACGGCCAGCAGGGCCGATTGCGGGCCGACCGAGAATGGTACCAATACCGTCAGGATCAGAAAGAACGCGAGGCCCAAGCCAAAGCCACCACCGGCGCGCAAGGCAAGCCGCAAATCCCGAGACAGAAGCGCAATCACAGAAAGCCCCCATCGAAATCATCCAATGCCGGCAGCTTGGCGCGGAATTGCCCAACATCCAGCACCTGCGCGTCCAGCCCAAGGTCGATGTGGGTGGCGATCAGCGCCGATCCCCCCTGCCCCAGATGCGCGCGCACCGCATCGGCAAACATCCCGACCGCGCGGGTGTCGAGCGAAACCGTGGGTTCGTCCAGCACCCAGATCGGACGCCCCGTGACCAGCAGCCGCGCCAACCCCAGGCGGCGTTTCTGCCCTGCACTCAGGTTGCCCGCATGGCGGTTGGCCAGGTCGTTCAGATCAAAAGCATCCAGCGCAGGCTGGATCGAACCTGCGGCAAAGACCTGGGCCCAGAAGGTCAGGTTTTCGGTAACGGTCAGTGTGGGTTTCAACCCATCGGAATGGCCCGCGTAGGCGATAGTGTCCTCGGCGCCTACAATCTTTCCGGTCACAGGCGGCTGCAGCCCGGCGAGCGTGCGCAACAGTGTCGTCTTGCCAATGCCGTTGGGACCACGGATCACCAGCGCCTGCCCAGGCGCAAGCGTCAGGTTCAGCCCCTCGAGCACGGGAACGCCGCCACGGGCGATGGTCAGGTCTGAGACGATCAGTGTCATGAAACCCGCTTAGCCGATTGATGCATCACGCAAAAGGGGCGTTGTTGCCGCAAAGGTGGGCGCTCAGACAGGAAGGGCTGCCAATGCGATGCGGCGCCCCTCGGACAGGAGCACGTTATAGGTGCGGCAGGCGGCCGGGGAGTTCATCACTTCGACGCCCAGACCCGCAGCTTCGAGGCTCTGTCGGAGAGATGCCGGAATGTGGGCGATTTCCACGCCGGTGCCAATGAAGAGCACGTCGATGCCTTCGGCCAGATCCAACAGGGGTTGCGCGTCGTCGTATCCGCCCCAGGCCTGCGTGCCGATGGGACCAGTGAGCAGTGCGCCTTGGATCACCTCTCCGCCCACGCGAAAGAAACCGGGGCCATAGCCGTCCACGGGAACCGAACCGGCGAAGGAGATCTCGTTCAACTGCATCAGTGTGCTCCGGTGTTCCAGAAGGGCAGCCCCGAAATCGCCGAGGCCGCGATGATGACATAGGCCGCGTTGCGATAGAGCCGCTCGCGATCTGGGTTGAAGATAGCAGTTCCGATGAGATTGCCAATGAAAGTTGGCACAACCATGAACAGGCCGATCCACGCGGCAATGCCGACAAAGCCCCCCTGCAGGATCAGGGCGGTGAAGAAAAGGATGTCAAAAGCCCAGAGGTAGAGCAGCGTGTTGGCGCGGATCACCTCGGGGCCGTGACGGCTGGCCATGTAGAACAGGATCACCACCGGTCCGGGCAGGCCCGCGACGCCGCCCATGAAGCCGGCACCGCCGCCGATTCCGTAAACCATCGGGCGCGAGACATCGCCTGAATAACGGAACCCCGACAGCAGGATGGCCAGCATCAAAAGTGCCAGGGTCGAAATGCCATAACGATAGATGTCCGGATCGGTGTGGCGCAGGATAAGTACACCGATGGGCACGGTAATCACGGTACCAATGAGCAGGCGACGCAGGTCATTGCGGTGGCAAGCGCGCCAGGCGCGTGGAAGGATCGGCAGCGGGCCGAAGGCGTCCATCACCGTCAGCACGATCACGGCCCAAACCGGCGGCAGCACTTGGGCTGCGGCCGGAAGGAACACCAGGGCCGTGCCAAAGCCGGAAAATCCACGCACAACGGCGGCCACAAAAGAGGCCGCCGCCAGCCACCAGAGACCCGGCGTCTCAAGTGCCGCCAGAAGGGTTTCAGGCATCAGGCATCAATGTCGGCGTATTGGTTGCCAGCTGTGTTCGACGGCTTGGACCAGTCGCGCTTGACCCCCAGGTAGAGCAGGATCGCCGAGGCCACAAAGACCGACGAATAGGTGCCCACAATCACACCCCAGATCATCGCAAAGACGAACCCACGGATCACGTCCCCACCCAACACGTAGAGCGAGATCAGCGCCAACAGGGTCGTGACCGAGGTCATGACCGTCCGGCTCAGCGTCTCGTTGATCGAGATGTTGAGAACGTCCTTGAGGTCTTTCTTCTTGTACTTGCGCAGGTTCTCGCGAACGCGGTCGAACACAACCACGGTATCGTTCAGCGAATAGCCCACGATAGTCAGAAGCGCCGCGATGATCGCCAGGTCGAACTTGATCTGAAGTTCCGAGAAGATGCCGATGGTCAGCGCCACGTCGTGCACAAGGGCTGCCACGGCACCAAGCGCGAACTGCCATTCGAACCGAAGCCAGATGTAGACAAGCACCGCCCCGATGGCCAGCGCCACCGCCAGAACAGCCGTCTGCACCAACTCACCCGACACTTTGGGGCCCACGGATTCGACCGAGATGAACTTGATGTCAGGATCGTGCCCTTGCAGTGCGGCCTGCACATCATTGACCACTTGGGCCGTGACAGACTCTGCCCCTTCTTGGGCTTGGATGCGGATCATGGCGACGTTTTCGTCATCGTCGAATGTGGGATCGAACACCTCGGTGATCGACACGTCACCCAGGCCCAAAGGCTCCATCGCGGCGCGATAGGCCGCCACATCGATGGGCTGCGGGCTTTCGGTGCGCACGGTGGTACCACCACGGAAATCGATACCGAAGTTCAGGCCCTGA is part of the Falsiruegeria litorea R37 genome and encodes:
- a CDS encoding heme ABC transporter permease, translating into MTQTSKLNSLWEYANPKKFLSTTERFLPGLWIVTALCLAVGLIWGFFFTGDDYKQGSTVKIIYLHVPAALMAINAWLMMLVTSLIWVVRRHHVSALAARAAAPVGAVFTLIALVTGAIWGQPMWGTWWEWDPRLTSFLILFLFYLGYIALWEAIEDPDTAADLTSVLCLVGSVFAILSRYAVNFWNQGLHQGASVFRAGAVTGTDTAEKVSNVYFYPLLICMIGFGLLFVALVFYRTGTEIRARRIKALQARERMSA
- the ccmD gene encoding heme exporter protein CcmD, encoding MMPDLGKYADTVLSAYAASLVLLVALVVMSVLRGRKVRAEMEEIERRLRRDG
- the ccmB gene encoding heme exporter protein CcmB, which translates into the protein MIALLSRDLRLALRAGGGFGLGLAFFLILTVLVPFSVGPQSALLAVIAPGVLWLGALLACLLSLDRLLALDWEDGTLDLLATAPLPLESVVTIKALAHWLTTGLPLVLVAPVLGILLNLPAPGYVWLVVSLLVGTPALSVIGTFGAALTVGLKRGGLLLSLLVLPMYVPTLIFGAEVARRGAEGMATSTPLLLLAGITAAVIALLPFASAAVLRVNLR
- a CDS encoding sulfite exporter TauE/SafE family protein, whose protein sequence is MPETLLAALETPGLWWLAAASFVAAVVRGFSGFGTALVFLPAAAQVLPPVWAVIVLTVMDAFGPLPILPRAWRACHRNDLRRLLIGTVITVPIGVLILRHTDPDIYRYGISTLALLMLAILLSGFRYSGDVSRPMVYGIGGGAGFMGGVAGLPGPVVILFYMASRHGPEVIRANTLLYLWAFDILFFTALILQGGFVGIAAWIGLFMVVPTFIGNLIGTAIFNPDRERLYRNAAYVIIAASAISGLPFWNTGAH
- a CDS encoding Mth938-like domain-containing protein → MQLNEISFAGSVPVDGYGPGFFRVGGEVIQGALLTGPIGTQAWGGYDDAQPLLDLAEGIDVLFIGTGVEIAHIPASLRQSLEAAGLGVEVMNSPAACRTYNVLLSEGRRIALAALPV
- the ccmA gene encoding heme ABC exporter ATP-binding protein CcmA yields the protein MTLIVSDLTIARGGVPVLEGLNLTLAPGQALVIRGPNGIGKTTLLRTLAGLQPPVTGKIVGAEDTIAYAGHSDGLKPTLTVTENLTFWAQVFAAGSIQPALDAFDLNDLANRHAGNLSAGQKRRLGLARLLVTGRPIWVLDEPTVSLDTRAVGMFADAVRAHLGQGGSALIATHIDLGLDAQVLDVGQFRAKLPALDDFDGGFL
- a CDS encoding DsbE family thiol:disulfide interchange protein, producing the protein MAKFSPLMIAPPMIFAGFVLLAAVGMFREDPDSLPSAREGQPAPPVVMTEFPGKTGFDDATLRDGQVKLVNYWASWCAPCRAEHPSLEALSEQGIPVYGVNYKDSQNNASAFLEELGDPYAGIGRDEQGRMALDWGVYGVPETYVIAGDGTIVLRFAGPITQRVIDSTIRPALEKAAGN
- the secF gene encoding protein translocase subunit SecF; the encoded protein is MRLKLVPQNTSFDFFSRWKLWLGLSALMIIVGMASFAYQGLNFGIDFRGGTTVRTESPQPIDVAAYRAAMEPLGLGDVSITEVFDPTFDDDENVAMIRIQAQEGAESVTAQVVNDVQAALQGHDPDIKFISVESVGPKVSGELVQTAVLAVALAIGAVLVYIWLRFEWQFALGAVAALVHDVALTIGIFSELQIKFDLAIIAALLTIVGYSLNDTVVVFDRVRENLRKYKKKDLKDVLNISINETLSRTVMTSVTTLLALISLYVLGGDVIRGFVFAMIWGVIVGTYSSVFVASAILLYLGVKRDWSKPSNTAGNQYADIDA